Genomic DNA from Desulfobaccales bacterium:
CTCACCATCCTGACCAGGAAGCAGCCATGATTGAGAACCTGATCATAAAAAACCGCAGTTGCCGACGTTTCTTTCAAGATGAGCCGGTCTCGGTGGATACGCTGAGAAAGCTGGTGAACCTGGCGCGCCTGTCGGCCTCCGCGGCTAATCTCCAGCCCCTCAAATATATTCTCTCCAACGACCCCGACAAAAATGAACTGATCTTCTCCTGCCTGGCCTGGGCCGGCTACCTGAAGGATTGGCCCGGCCCCCCGGAAGGCGAACGGCCGTCGGCCTATCTTATCGTGGTGGGTGATACGGCGATCGCCAAGACCTTTGCCACCGACCTGGGAATCGCGGCCCAGAGCATCCTTCTAGGGGCCCGGGAGCATAACCTGGCCGGTTGTATGATCGGCTCCATCAAAAAAGAACTGCTGCGGGAGATTCTCCAGATTCCGGACCGGTTCGAGATCCTCCTGGCCATTGCCCTGGGCAAACCCAAGGAGAGCGTGGTTTTAGAAGAGATGGAGCCCGGAGGCAGTATCAACTACTGGCGGGATGAGCACGGCACGCATCACGTGCCGAAAAGACCGCTGGATGAAATTATCCTCAGCGAGTAGCCCTTAAGACAAGGCCGGTTTTCCTTTAAAGCCTTGCCCACTTTCCCGATCAGGGAGAGTACAGCCGCCAATATAGGAATTCCCCCACTCATATTCAGGGTTTCCCTAATTGGCTTGCAGGGGGCGCGATCATACACTGCACCCAACCAAATTAATAAAAGGGGGGAGTCATGCACATGGTCGCTGCTGTGGTTATTTTTTTCCTGGGTGGAGTAGCCGCGATCATCATTATGCGCCTGCTGCTGTTCCACTTCTGGGGCCCATCTTTCAAAAAAAATGCGGATGACCAGTACTTGAAACGGATCGCCGACATCTTGCAATGAGCGAAGTTAAAGGAGCAGAAGCAAGTTTAGGCCGGTTTCACCTGACCATTTAGCGGTCTACTTAACATTTTTGTCCGGACTGAAGAGCTTAAGATACTTGCCGTAACCGGCTTTTTCCAGATCTTCTTTGGGGATAAAGCGCAGGGCGGCGGAATTCATGCAGTAACGTTGACCCGTGGGCGGCGGCCCGTCATTAAAGACATGGCCGAGATGGGAATCGCCATGCTTGCTCCTCACTTCGGTACGCGTGGTGAAGAGCCGGCGATCCTCCTTTTCCACAATATCCCCCGGTTCCAGGGGCTTGGTGAAACTGGGCCAGCCAGTCCCGGAATCGTATTTGTCTTTGGAACTAAACAGCGGCTCGCCTGAAACAATATCCACGTAAATGCCTTCCCTCTTATTGTCATGGTATTCGTTTTGAAATGCCGGTTCCGTGCCCTCCTTCTGGGTCACTTTGTATTGCAACGGCGTTAGTTTTTTACGCAGTTCAGCGTCGCTGGGTTTAGTGTACTGCGGGTTGCCCGGTGGTTCGGCGGCGGCCGCCTGTCCTTTGTCCCAGACCTTCTCGAGAAATTGATCCCGGCCGGAATTCCAGCGGTAGTATTTATATTTCAGGGCATGGGTCTTGTAATAATTCTGGTGGTAGTCCTCGGCCCGGTAGAACTTAGTGAACGGTAAGATCTCCGTCACAATGGGTTTTTGGAAGCGCCCGGATTTTTGCAAGGCCTGTTTGGATTCTTCCGCCAGGCGTTTCTGTTCCGCATCGTGATAAAAGATAGCGCTCCGATATTGCGGGCCCCGGTCCACAAATTGCCCGCCCGGATCAGTGGGGTCAACGTGACGCCAGAAATAGTCGAGTAACTTTGAGTAGGAAACTTTGGCCGGATCGTAAAGCACCTGCACAGCTTCCACGTGCCCTTTCTCGGCGTAATTTTCATACGTGGGATTAGCGCCGCGACCACCGGTATATCCGGAAATTACTTCCACCACGCCGGTAACTTTTTCGAAATCCGACTCAACGCACCAGAAACACCCGCCAGCAAAGGTGGCGGTCTGTAAGTTTTGTTGCGGCTCAGACATTGTGGCACCCCGTTCTGATTTCTGCTTCGGGTTGTGGTCGGCAAAGCCAGCGACCACGAGACCGGCAGCTAAGAGGAATATGAGCATCAGCAAGGTCTTCATATTATTTATGGCCTCAGGCCAGGAGCACAGCCCCCTTATTTTATTCCTTAATATGGTAAGGCCAATCTTTCCAAAATCAAGAGGCGGTGCACGGCTGGAAAAGACTTGGTGATCCACTCGAGGAGAGCGGAGCGGTAACCCGTTACGAAGCCAACCGGAGGACTTTTCCGGATGCGTCGATAACCAACTCTTCAAAATAGCTTACTGCATCAGCCCGAGTCCAAAGCCCCACGAAACCCTGCAGAAGACGGTCCGCGGTATACTCCACTTTCAGCTCGCCATCAAGGTAGCCTTTAAGGGCGTGATCCTGTACCATCACCGAAATTTCGTACCACTCCCCCAGAGTGACGGTTGCCGCCACCTTGACCCGGAGCAGGCGCTTACCGTTCACATATTCAAACAGGGCTAAATTATCTTCCAAGGCATTGATTCGGAGGACGAAGTAGTTACCCACGTCCCGCATGGCAAAGGCCAGGCCGGCCACTTGGTCGATCTTGCCGCCCGACACCCTAGCCCTGACCCGGAGCACCGCGTCGGTGACGAAGCTTTCCTTGGCGATGGCCAGGGGAAAATAAAAGTAAGCTCCGATATTATCTAAAAATTCCTTGTACTTGACGCCAACAATCCGACCCATGAGCGCTGCCAGCCCCGATGACACCCCCCAGCCGTAACCGGAGCCATCCTCCAGGATCAGGCTGCGGCCATCCTGAGTCTCCCGCCGCCAAACCCCGGTGGGAGTATAGAAATCCGGTAGACGTTTTTCCTGAGACAACCGGAAAAAATCGTAGTCACCGCGAAAAAAGGCATCTACCATCCGGTCAACGTCTGCTTCGCTGGCAATGGCTACATCCAGAAGGCGGCTGGCCCCCAGCAGACGTCCCAACTGGTCTAGAGCGGCTTCCATATCGGCTGCCGCCAGGCCGCTTATCGAAGCATCCAACAGGTCGCCAGTAATTCTCAGCTTACAGCCGAGGCGGATGAGGACCTTCCCCAGGAAGCTCAGGCGCATGGAACGGCCGGCCTGGGTGCCGGCCCCGCCGGAAAATTGGAGAGAAAAATAGTTATCTTCCGGTTTGTCTCCCACCATGACGTCCAGATTGGCATAATGGTAGCCGAACTTGGCGCTGAGATTAGCATATTCCCGGGAAATGACCGCGAAGCTGTCTCCCCCGGGCAGCTCTCCCGGCCTCTGAGACATCCCTCGGGCCATGAGGGTGAGAAAGTCCCGGGCGCCCACGGTGATGCCACCGGTCCAGTTGATCCCGGGGTGGGACAATCCCTGCCACAGAGCCTTCATCGGCACGGACTCAAGGTTTTCCACGGTCACCTGGTCGCAGGTGGTCAGCCCTCCGCTGAGCCCACCGCCCAGGTCGATGAGATAGAGCGGAAAGGGGATGTTGGTGGTGAGCCGAGCCGCCACGGTCTCCCCTGGCCCGGCCTCGGTCAGGCCGAACATTTCGTGCATGGCCTGCTCATGGGCATAGCGGATGACATCGTGCAGCGTCCGGCAGCCGGAAGGGGTAAAGTCCGGGGCCTGGGGATCAGTGAGATTTAAGGGTGACAACTTGTCCAGCACGGCTCGCAAGCGCGTATGCATGGGACTGTTGATGATATGCCTCCGGGTTGGCCGGACGCTCTCAGCCAGATCGGCCACCACCCCCTGGTACACCGCCGCATCGTCTGCGACCAGGGTGATCTCTTGACCGTCTATCAAGGTTTTGGTGGCCCCATTTGCATCCAGGAGGGCTGGAAGGCCAAACTCCCGGGCCACGGAGGCCAGGTGGCTGGTGATGCTCCCCACGTCGGTGATGAGGCCCTTGATGCGGCCCATGAGACTGGCGTAATCCGGTGAAGCCGTCCGGGCCACCAGGATGGCGTTTTCCGGCGGCGTGGCGTTGCCTTCCCGGCCCGCTTGCCATACCACCCCGGCGGCCACACCGGGGGAAGCAGTTTTGCCGCCGGCGAGCAACAAGGGGTGTCCCGGGATTTCCCGGGGTACGGCAGCTTGCCGGCTTTTGCCCTGGATCAAACCCAGCGGCCGGGACTGCAGGAAAAAGAGGCGGCCCTCCTGGTCCACAGCCCACTCCACGTCCAGGGGTCCCTGAAAATAGCGCTCCAGCTTCAGGCCCCCCTGGGCCAGGATGCGGATCTGTTGGTCAGAAATGGCAGGGCGATCACGCTCTGCCCCGGGAGTCTCCTCCAGCCTAAGACCACCGTCAGGGCTGGCAACCAGCCGGCTGGCCTTGTTCCCGAGGCTCTGGTCTACCACAGCCAGAGTCTGCCGGTCCACGAAAAATCCGTCCGGGGAGGTCTCACCGCTTACCAGGTACTCCCCCTGCCCCAACACCGCGCTGATCTTGAGTTGGCCAGATTCGGGCCGGGCCGGGTCCACCGTGTAGAGCACCCCGC
This window encodes:
- a CDS encoding PEP/pyruvate-binding domain-containing protein, whose product is MKTLNLFSTNKTCRLLVNLAGEIVEKYHQFKEFLGHNYVALQHLAELEQIYFTGAPFNMREVEERTQDLMTSTHRLAEALDAMGRGRYTPLVGVVDRLAQEIAPLYYPPPHCLMGPLVLPLSALSAASYGEAGGKATNLALMAQRVGLPVPPGFVVTAMGFARFVEEARLMRVIETMLATIDPNNLEEVEIGSREIQAMILEATLPPVLADQILAAYETLEAGTVRGVHIAMRSSAVGEDSEASFAGQYVTRLNVTKNEIISAYKEVVASKYAARAILYRLRYGLDDRDTPMCVAGITMVDSRASGVLYTVDPARPESGQLKISAVLGQGEYLVSGETSPDGFFVDRQTLAVVDQSLGNKASRLVASPDGGLRLEETPGAERDRPAISDQQIRILAQGGLKLERYFQGPLDVEWAVDQEGRLFFLQSRPLGLIQGKSRQAAVPREIPGHPLLLAGGKTASPGVAAGVVWQAGREGNATPPENAILVARTASPDYASLMGRIKGLITDVGSITSHLASVAREFGLPALLDANGATKTLIDGQEITLVADDAAVYQGVVADLAESVRPTRRHIINSPMHTRLRAVLDKLSPLNLTDPQAPDFTPSGCRTLHDVIRYAHEQAMHEMFGLTEAGPGETVAARLTTNIPFPLYLIDLGGGLSGGLTTCDQVTVENLESVPMKALWQGLSHPGINWTGGITVGARDFLTLMARGMSQRPGELPGGDSFAVISREYANLSAKFGYHYANLDVMVGDKPEDNYFSLQFSGGAGTQAGRSMRLSFLGKVLIRLGCKLRITGDLLDASISGLAAADMEAALDQLGRLLGASRLLDVAIASEADVDRMVDAFFRGDYDFFRLSQEKRLPDFYTPTGVWRRETQDGRSLILEDGSGYGWGVSSGLAALMGRIVGVKYKEFLDNIGAYFYFPLAIAKESFVTDAVLRVRARVSGGKIDQVAGLAFAMRDVGNYFVLRINALEDNLALFEYVNGKRLLRVKVAATVTLGEWYEISVMVQDHALKGYLDGELKVEYTADRLLQGFVGLWTRADAVSYFEELVIDASGKVLRLAS
- a CDS encoding nitroreductase family protein — translated: MIENLIIKNRSCRRFFQDEPVSVDTLRKLVNLARLSASAANLQPLKYILSNDPDKNELIFSCLAWAGYLKDWPGPPEGERPSAYLIVVGDTAIAKTFATDLGIAAQSILLGAREHNLAGCMIGSIKKELLREILQIPDRFEILLAIALGKPKESVVLEEMEPGGSINYWRDEHGTHHVPKRPLDEIILSE
- the msrB gene encoding peptide-methionine (R)-S-oxide reductase MsrB translates to MKTLLMLIFLLAAGLVVAGFADHNPKQKSERGATMSEPQQNLQTATFAGGCFWCVESDFEKVTGVVEVISGYTGGRGANPTYENYAEKGHVEAVQVLYDPAKVSYSKLLDYFWRHVDPTDPGGQFVDRGPQYRSAIFYHDAEQKRLAEESKQALQKSGRFQKPIVTEILPFTKFYRAEDYHQNYYKTHALKYKYYRWNSGRDQFLEKVWDKGQAAAAEPPGNPQYTKPSDAELRKKLTPLQYKVTQKEGTEPAFQNEYHDNKREGIYVDIVSGEPLFSSKDKYDSGTGWPSFTKPLEPGDIVEKEDRRLFTTRTEVRSKHGDSHLGHVFNDGPPPTGQRYCMNSAALRFIPKEDLEKAGYGKYLKLFSPDKNVK